tcgacccgtgaaaAATTTCACAGTGAgatacccgtggctaaaaataggctagaaaaaaataataaataagtgagtaatttactttcttcttattcataggcaattttattacagatatgatattcaaattacattatgaacaaaattaaaccttaatattatttctctagccaaTTGTTTTCCTAAGAAATAAGGAAGGTAGGcttgagaaataatatattacatattcataaacaaaagtgatcaaattgacagattgtaataATTGACACTTTTCACAGGATTATCTTCACGCTTCCCTTACAGACTTTGAAAATATGTGgcataaaaccaaaaaaatatatcctaCTTTGTTATCATTccccaaacaatttttttataatttttttttacgttttttttttttttttgaaaactaatcaGCATGTGTGTGTTTTTGTGtttgaattataatttccagACATCAAATAACGACGTTTCACAAGAATGTTCACCAgtgaaaatatcttcaaaaaatCAACTCCATTCTTCTTTGAATCAAAACGAACAAATAGGTATGATGAACTCATTACTATATCATTTACCATCAACTTCTGCCAACGAATCAATCAAgattaaagttgtttaattatatttttaaacttttttttttttttttaactcaaaatttgcacttttttttatcgttttcactcattttttgttttacgcACACGTGATATTCGATGTTGTttcatttcatcaatttttcatttagttaatttttctctttgttttgtttttcattttcaaggggACATATTTAGTAGACAGAAGATACCTGATGTGAAAAAACTCAATGATAAAGAAGATTGAAGGTTTGACGCGATGACACAAGTGCTTTTTTCGATTGTAAAAGGTTGGTTAATTCCATGTTGTATTCGTTTAATTTTTGGGggagtttttttaaaagcaaaatcgTGAAATCTAAGTCTTTTTAGAGcagcttttttttaattgcaaaattcCCTTTtgatataaactaaaaatattcgaaattaatatttttatagacttttgttgttttttattattaaaaccacAAACTTTGTTCAAATTTCAAAtgcatatcattgaaatttttaaaactaagctctattttttgaaaatagcattgaaataccaaaaaataatattaatttttattcataataattttattaaacttttcttttgtaACAGGGTTATCTCAAGTAGGAAAGTCTTGAACTGTCCAATTAACCCTTAACTGCAGCCGTGATATTCGAGAGTTGAAGTTCGAGCAGGTCGTACTGTTCTCAAACATCAAAAACGTTAAGAAATAGAAAACTTTTGCATTCACCTATTTATTTAGCTTTCCTGCAGCCTTCTGCATCATTCCATTTCCTGTTCATAGACTAATCTATCCAACCGTTAAGACCCGGAATAATTATATTCTCTAGTACATTTACACTTTAATAAATCTTTCTCtattaacgataaaaaatatacaatagaCACTCTCACTCAGAGGTAAAATGTCCTTAGGGTAGAATCTATTAATCTTCTATTCGCTCTCATTTAAACACTTTTCTTGAGCGCATTGATGGGAATAGGGGTAAGCCGTAGTCGTCGGAGGCAAACTGCCCTAGAGGCCATCGTTTCAATTTCTCCGCTCCGAAATAGGTCATTCAGATGGCGCCGTTTCATAAGCCCATACAAAAACGATCGGAAGcaatatatcatttttcgttttttttcctACTTTCTTTATTCGCAgtctattttataaatctaCGTCTGTAGTTTAAGGGTTTatcaatcaattaataattgattACTATTCTTATAAACAATTCAGATacaattttgacataaatattCCTAGTGTGGCAACCCTgttacaattttaatgaaaatatacttAAGTCATTCTCCTTAAATTTCTTTCTACTATAAATTCACAATTTCAAACGATTATAGGTAACAGATTCATCGAAATGCCAAAGGGTTGCACCTTTTTATTTAAGgggcaaattttaataaatcctaCATGTATGTGACCTATTTATGAATTAATgtctgaatttttgtttttcataatatatatatattttttatattataaacctTGTAAATTATtggaacaataaaaattgtaaatatccTAAACCAAACGTTTGTTACATATTGTTAAAACTTGGATTTAATCCAgggaaaattatattacatttaccTCGAATAATAAGTACCAGTTTAAATCATTTGTAGCGACAGTGGCATTTGATTTTATTGGAAATACGAAAGTTTCgtatcgaaaatttattattatttgttgtcaCATGTCGCAAAAACGACTTGTTGTAAATGCTGCTTTTGTCAAAAAGTACTGGgaatttttctcaattaaaaTAGATTTGAATAATCTCGGTTACGCCAATGCTTTTTCCAATCttggaaatttttcgaaatttgagaCTTGATCTTCAACCACAATTGTtgctttataatattattatcaaaattttggccATACAAAAGGCTGCAATATTGCCAAATAGTTTTCTTTGTCGATTAACACTCTGGaacgaatttttcgatattttcgtCCGTGGAGAAAGATGAAAATTGTAGGTTCGTCGATTAAATAAATGCAATCTAAAACTTTCAGCGAATTAGCGTACAAAATTCCGTTTATAAGACAAAATTTGAGATATTTAGTTCATTGTAAAAATCATATCACAGTGGTGATATGTACTGATTTAAACAGATTTTGTCAACAGTTccggaatttttttataaaaaatttccactgCTTTTTGACGAATGTATATGTGAAAATGAAACCATTTGAAAAGATATTTCGGTCAGATaggttaaatttttgaataatattttcatcgAATGAAAAAGAATAACCATAGCGGAAACACCAGAAtatctaaaacaaattttaaaaaaggcatCCAATCTTATTGAGGTctctttttcatttcatttgtgTCGCAATTATCGGTAGGTAGGATAGTTTACTATCGTTTGAGATTACGAATTTTCAACCAAactaacataatattatataaaattaaaaactgactATAATTCTAGATTTAATTTCAAAGAttctcaatattattatttatacaatgccaaatataaaaaaataaacaaaaatagaaaaattctagctattaaaaaaatagtttatcttatgtttaaataattaaatatcatttttttttaaataaaatacagggtgtacaaagaaagatatccatGACATTTGGTTATGGGCTGAAAACACACAAAACTGCATATATCGTGCGTTCGAAAATTAGAGAcaatttcgatttaaataaaCCCATGTGTAAATTCGCATTTTATCCTAATTTAAAGTTAGTTTCGGGTATTTTGGTCAACAGTGGCGTTGAAATTAATATCTCATCAGTAAgctctgatttttttttttttttgtaaaattttctaaactaacGACAAACTGAACTTAGTACAAATCGTCATTGTTTTTTATAGCGATTTGCAACCAATTAGTCGTGGGTATGTCGGATACTATGATACAGGTGAGCCAAAAGTCACTAATCACCGTAAAAATAtctaattgaatataaaataattatctgaACAACAGTTTCGAATTACAAACAACGCTACcctaattattcaatttttagagAGTTTTTGCTTATTCTGTATTATAAATTCTGTCATTATTACCCTATTCCAATATGTGTAAGACATACAAATTTTGGAAATCATACACTGACCAACCAGAGGAATATATTATGCAGCTACGTTCAATATTTGCGCAGCTGTCGAAACAAAAAGTTCCTTTTGCTAAATTCATCGGTCAAGATTGCTGCAGAGAGGCTTCTTTAAACTCTTGAATGCTAAATTTTAGGACGTGTTTTCCATGGATGAAAAGGTCTTCTACagcaatttatattaaaaattctgtaAATGTGTATTACCTTAATTCTGATAAGTTTGGCGCATAACCCTAAGAATCGAGTACACGCTGTATTACctgtgaatattttatatatattatatttatttgcatttaaaatattttaatggataTTTAGGAGTGATAATTCGCTCATTAGATGGAAATAGTTGCAGTTGATATTTAAGTATCGCTTATTTTAGCTTATTGTTTAACATTTTCAAGTAAAGACATCGACTGACTCGACATTTTagctaaaaaaaactatttttagaaGATTCGATctcaatttctatttttatcgtAATATAGTAATATTAACTAGAGGGAGGATGCAATAAGAGGAAATAAAATATCGTTATTGTTTTTGTGGTATTTGTCACTGGATTAATTAGattattaaaatccaatatcTAGAAATACTGAAATCTTCAGCATGGATCGATCGATTTCTTTGCTTGCAAATGTATATTCTTTCTAGAATTCAATGTTGTTTCTAATCGATTGGCTTTGAATGTAAAATGGAGACAGTCCAACCTAAAATAACCCATTGAAGTATATTCACGCTAGAAAGTATttctcatattttataaatgtaactTTAATAGTAAAGATTGGGAAAATTTGGATGGATCTAAACAAAAAATCTATAATGACTTGGATCTTaactaaaattcaaaatttttttcttggctAGATTTACGTAATTTCATGATTTGAGGTAAAACTCTTGTttgtgccattttttttttaaatttttcatagatcctttttttaaactagGATAATTTCTCTGCGATCTACCTTCTAATAAATGTTAAAGACGTGATATTGCCAATTTAccgttaattgttttaatatctaGTCATTtgtaaaatctaataaattacATACGAGTTCGCTGTTTTAGCCAGATGTCAGGCAGTATAAAAATGGATAAACAAAAGGATTAAAGCAATCGATTTAGCGAGTGAGCTTTGTCGGTAAAacccatttaatttttctagtaTTCACAAATTCTCTAATTGGATACATTTTATGCTTCCTGATAACTGACCTAGttgtagtttttaaatatttgtaaattaaaaatcatctccttcactataatatataatgttagatatttataatttaatactaCGTCACTGAAACAATTTGAACACCCAAAAAGACTAAGCATATAATCCAATCAGCaggaaagaaattattttagaaatgtaATTTCTCTCGTAAAGGTTTCCCCGTGAgtataattataaagtttttactCCGCTTGGGGGATTACTATAATtgccattttgaaaaaagtgtTCGTTTGGAGAATCTAAtatctaatataataaataataatgcaatATAGTATCTCCAATCTTCATCGACAAAAGatctaacttttaaaaataaaaaagtcctTACTATGTTTTAATGCTCCAGGGAGTCGCAAAACTAagatttatattcattgataGAATTCCTTACTATAATAACTTGTTGTTTAAAATACCTGCCAATTGGATTAAtgtccaataaaaattttttcaaaattataatattctcaaaaagttttgagaataaaaaatctacattttacagatcttaatgtttaaaaaattttattgtaataattgtcTGTGAaagtaaaatgaatatttaataataaaaaattcagttgTAAATCGAAAAGCTTCTTATTTATTCTCTCACCAGAAATCAACAGTTTAACTTGTATTCGTATTGGTGTCTGGAATGAAAGCTACGATCAAAAAACTTTATGCGGTAAGTTTCCCGTTTTCGTTTTAATAAATCTGTAACaatcttgaaaatatattaattttcgtttttaaaaaaaataccaaatgtTAGCCACTTTGATTTTAGTAGTtagactttttataccatgtatatatgaaatatacatagtattataagtttagtcccaagtttgtaactcctaaaaatattgatgctacaaaaaaaaaattggtataggtgttcataaaatcacctaattaatccatttccggttgtccgtccgtccggccgtccgtccgtccgtctatggtcacgatcactcaaaaacgaaaagagatatcaagctgaaatttttacagcgtgcttaggacgtaaaaagtgaggtcaagttcgtaaatgagcaacatgggtccgtagtacccatcttgtaaactgttagagatagagtaaaagtttaaatgtaaaaaatgttccttacaaaaaaataaacaacttttgtttgaaacatttttttgtaaagattattgtttacccgtgacagcgcAAATTAGTTCAGAACATAATTGATATGTTATATTAACAcatatagtacaagatccgaattagggtcgaccttcacgcatctgtttaccgaatgaaagttattttttatgaaatgtaaaatattaacaaatattcctgtaacgggttgccttaaaaaatatggtccagaccatttttaatataaatatcaaaacttggaaagcttgtaaacattatttttgaccaatattttgtggccaatcatatgccaccgtaattgtaacaaaattatctttatttagatatgcgagtcaatgaattaacagatgcacgtaattactattttcaacttgtataaatgcgataatagtgaacgaaaaaaggcaaacaacatagctgctgcatattctttatggcttttactttcgagtagatcaaaattcgtaagatatgcaagtcagtgaaaaatttctaaaaattttactcttgatattttcactaaaagtagtctggaccacatttttataggcaacccattgcagggatatttgttaacattttatatttcataaaaaataactttcatccggtaaacagatgggtgaaggtcgatcctaattgggatcttagactaatagtatcaattatttgcatagcaacaacattgtttatttcaaacatatacgtcacttataagattgtattatttgtttgtgtatccgtctgtggacacgataactcaaaaacgaaaaaagatatcgagctgaaatttttacagcgtgcttaggacgtaaaaagtgaggtcaagttcgtaaatgagcaacatgggtccgtagtacccatcttgtaaactgttagagatagaataaaagtttaaatgtaaaaaatgttccttacaaaaaaataaacaacttttgtttgaaacatttttttgtaaagattattgtttacccgtgacagcgcaaattagttcagaacataattgatatgttatattaacacatagtatcaattatttgcatagcaacaacattgtttatttcaaacatatacgtcacttataagattgtattatttgtttgtgtatccgtctgtggacacgataactcaaaaacgaaaaaagatatcgagctgaaatttttacagcgtactcaggacgtaaaaagtgaggtcaagttcgtaaatgagcatcataggtcaattgggacttgggtccgtaggacccatcttgtaaaccgttagagatagaacaaaagtttaaatgtaaaaaatgttccttatcaaaaattaaacaactttagtttgaaacattttttcgtaaacatcactgtttacccgtgagggcgacaattagggcggaaattttataatatgtactatacttgattatcagttatgtatgtgtcacatgttggtatatgtaatgtgataaagaaatcaacactgactatacatggtatttcaacaattaactcagtcaattgtttgttttcacttgttaaacgaTAGTTTTTGAACCGACATAATGTCGTCGcctttatttaaaagtgttttacaTTTTCGAATATCTAGTTTAGAGTTTTCACCACTGtagaattaaaaattgacaTAACAGGCTTTCTTCAAGCTGTTAACCATCACTCGGGGGCTTttgtttaagaataaatttcacatgaaaccgtcaatttgaaatattttagaattttgcaTCGACAGCTGACATCCAGTTTTTGGTTTTCTTGAAAAACTCATAGATATTCATCGGATACAAAATCATTCACCCTGCCAGTAAccagaaaattctagaaatgcGTTAACCCTTTAAAATAGAGTCAATAAATATTCGgatgaagttaaaataaatttagagagacattcaaaaaattaaattagcaaTAGTAAGAAGTAATCCACAAGAAATTTAACGAACTTGTTATATATTTAGAAGAATaaggattataaaaatttcttaaattatctataattcTAAACATCCCACTTCCTTTTTGATATGATTAATTCAGTGTGGATTattgaatcattaaaaattaaattataaatgtttgtatgtttaattaaataaaatgcatcaatttatggaaaaaattttccaaaagttcttatttattttcatatttacaaaatttattaggtAAGttgagaattaaaaataataaattataatttcattttgtttaacaGATTATTATAGTGTTTTACGGTGTCAAAACTGGTAGCTAAAAATACACTTGAGAGAATAATGAGGCCCAACTCTTTAGTAGaagtaattgaaaaatttaaaacacaccctttcttttaatttcattgTGGTATTTGGAAGTGGCCGTTCCCATATTCTTAGCAGCTGCTCTCTAAATCATTTAAAGGTGTCCAGAAAAGATTTTATGTGAATAATACGCATAAACTTAAGTTACAAAATAGTACGATCTTCGGATTCGCAGTCATTGATAgagctaaaataattttttaaattcttatagaagaaaattttagctaagaaacagaaaattttatttttagccgattttactgaaaattatttaagtatttattttttttagtgccTATGAAATAACTCCTTTTCCACAAGATTTTCTCTTTGGCGTTGCTACTGCATCTTATCAAATTGAAGGAGCCTGGAATATTAatggtttttgataattttcttagATTTATATAACTATAGTAGGATTTTTAAAAGAAGCTTatcattttcttttgaattttaggAAAAGGGGAAAATATATGGGATTATTATTCACATTATTCGCCTTCTATGATAAAAGATGGCTCAACCGGGGATGTTGCATGtgattcatataataaatttaaggaTGATGTTCAAATTATCAAAGATTTAGGTGTtcatatttatagattttcacTGTCATGGTCTCGAATCTTACCTACtgggtaatattatttattatttaaaaaaaatatattgccatagtaaataaaatctcactaaacacaaaaaatataaaaatccattTTGTTGTTGGGagattttttattagatttccCCGATTTCTTaggattttttgtttataggattattttatgttttctagttttgcaaatgaaataaatcacGATGGAATTCGATATTACAACGAcctaattaatgaattaatagcGAATGATATTATCccagtagttacaatttttcATTGGGATTTACCTTTACCCTTAATGGCAATTGGGGGTTGGACGAACCCATTAATGACCAAATATTATATGGAATATGCAAATAttacatttcattattttggtgaTCGTGTTCAACATTGGTTAACAATGAATGAACCTATGTCTTTCTGTACCGATACTTTCGAAAATGCACAACAACCGTTTAATGTACCACAGATAAAAGGAATTGGAATTTATTTATGTGCACATACGGTATTACGTACGCATGCTTtggtttataaaatgtataaaaatgaatatcaaGAAAAGCAGAAAGGTAGGAAATAAATTAgagaatgattttaaattgaatttgggTATAAAGCTGTAACCAAAATATGTCCaactgaatattataaatagtaaCACGTCTATGGTAATCAACATGTTACGAACTTTTAAACCTTCCGCATTACTTTGTGCACATGGTTGTCttttttagattaaatatttaatattttcagcaACTGTTCATACATTGtgtgaaaaatgatgaatagaGGATGGAATTCTAAGACGAGCAtgagtacaatttttttacccCTGTCTATTTGGGGTCAACTAGGGCTATGTAGAAGGGTTGTGAACCGATTTAGCACCCCAAATACCATGAGCCATACAGTTGCCTGCCTAAGTCTACATCTCCATGCCATTGCTTTTTAACTATATGCTAtttttttcaggaaaaattgGAATTGCTATCGATTCAAGATGGTATGAACCGAAAACTAATAAAACAGAAGATATTGAAGCTGCTACTCGTGCTTTAGAATttgatgtaatatttttaagtaattatgtACTTTGTCTTTAGGTCAAGATATTTCCGTAAAAAGCGTGTTAAATCCCGATTGAAATGTCAATAAGGATACCAAACTTTCAAACGCCTTCGAATTAAAgattattctttattttcagTGTGGAATGTACTTTAATCCGATTGTATATGGCGATTTTCCAGAAATAATGAAAACAcgtattgaaaatttaagtcgtagcgaaaatttttcaatttctcgTTTACCAGAATTTACCAAAGATGACAAAGAACTGTTACAAGGTAGCTACG
This genomic interval from Chrysoperla carnea chromosome 1, inChrCarn1.1, whole genome shotgun sequence contains the following:
- the LOC123302957 gene encoding myrosinase 1-like, translating into MEKIFQKFLFIFIFTKFISAYEITPFPQDFLFGVATASYQIEGAWNINGKGENIWDYYSHYSPSMIKDGSTGDVACDSYNKFKDDVQIIKDLGVHIYRFSLSWSRILPTGFANEINHDGIRYYNDLINELIANDIIPVVTIFHWDLPLPLMAIGGWTNPLMTKYYMEYANITFHYFGDRVQHWLTMNEPMSFCTDTFENAQQPFNVPQIKGIGIYLCAHTVLRTHALVYKMYKNEYQEKQKGKIGIAIDSRWYEPKTNKTEDIEAATRALEFDCGMYFNPIVYGDFPEIMKTRIENLSRSENFSISRLPEFTKDDKELLQGSYDFIGLNHYSTWLVSDGSSKTNWRTPSYARDVGGIMEADPKWPNSTMSWLYDVPWGFYKLLTHIRDRYKNPIIVITENGFAQLEIQDKKRIHYLKGYLKSLSKATQDGCNVKGYITWSVMDNFEWFEGFTQRFGLYYVNFTDPSRPRIPRSSAKWFKKFVHTHLKNNNKFLVVQV